In Mytilus galloprovincialis chromosome 1, xbMytGall1.hap1.1, whole genome shotgun sequence, the following are encoded in one genomic region:
- the LOC143064202 gene encoding uncharacterized protein LOC143064202 → MTKFQQLLQLGFTVKQIAEDGLLGGVIHVNTLYRKLKENNIQIRSSFSNMPDDELQGLISDYNRDHPNAGALEVQAYLKTKGVNVQRQRCRDILGRVDPLGTATRWSCTIQRRQYSVPTANSVWHVDTHHSLIRWGIIVHGGIDGHSRLIPFLRASTFNTSKAAACFFVQGVKNYGVPSRIRADHGTEYADTGRFMISVNGEGRGSFMTGPSVHNQRIERLWRDIFIKVLDVFYKLFCLMEEQNILNTTNSIHRWVLQYVFVPRIDFALREWMNTHNNHKIRTEGNKTPNMMWFKSLLLGNPEKNTSIRNIENPPDERVDEVIQTLNLELNGTIFLKPRDNCPLIEDEFTELRNTIDITKYSVSHGLDVFRDVMLHVMSKQT, encoded by the exons ATGACAAAGTTTCAACAGCTTCTACAACTTGGGTTTACTGTTAAACAGATTGCTGAAGATGGACTTCTtggtggtgttatacatgttaacACGCTGTATCGTAAACTAAAAGAAAACAACATACAGATAAGATCCTCCTTCTCAAACATGCCAGATGATGAGCTTCAGGGATTAATCTCAGATTATAATAGAGATCATCCAAATGCAG GTGCTTTAGAGGTCCAAGCCTATTTAAAAACTAAAGGAGTAAATGTTCAGCGTCAGAGATGCAGAGACATATTAGGCAGAGTAGACCCACTTGGAACTGCTACAAGATGGTCATGTACTATTCAAAGGCGTCAATACAGTGTCCCCACTGCAAACTCAGTTTGGCATGTTGACACTCATCATTCACTCATCAG atGGGGCATAATTGTGCATGGCGGTATTGATGGTCACTCAAGACTAATTCCATTCCTAAGGGCTTCAACTTTCAACACATCAAAGGCTGCTGCATGCTTTTTTGTTCAAGGTGTGAAGAACTATGGAGTACCCAGCAGAATACGAGCTGACCATGGTACAGAATATGCAGACACTGGACGGTTCATGATTTCAGTAAACGGTGAGGGAAGAGGAAGCTTCATGACTGGGCCTTCTGTCCACAATCAAAGAATCGAAAGATTATGGCGTGACATATTTATCAAAGTCCTTGATGTTTTCTACAAACTATTTTGTCTTATGGAAGAACAGAACATTCTTAACACTACAAACAGTATCCACAGATGGGTCTTGCAGTATGTTTTCGTACCACGTATTGACTTTGCTTTAAGAGAGTGGATGAATACCCACAATAACCATAAGATCAGAACTGAGGGTAACAAAACACCAAATATGATGTGGTTCAAATCACTTTTACTAGGGAATCCAGAAAAGAACACCAGCATACGCAACATAGAGAATCCACCCGATGAGCGTGTTGATGAGGTCATTCAAACTTTAAACCTTGAACTGAATGGGACAATCTTCTTAAAACCAAGAGACAACTGCCCATTAATAGAAGATGAATTCACGGAATTAAGGAATACCATTGACATAACAAAATATTCAGTATCACATGGACTAGACGTGTTTAGAGATGTTATGCTCCATGTTATGTCTAAACAAACTTAA